A genomic stretch from Nilaparvata lugens isolate BPH chromosome 8, ASM1435652v1, whole genome shotgun sequence includes:
- the LOC111062338 gene encoding chromobox protein homolog 1: protein MSAAGTSIEIDPPTPQAAPQEEGEFSVEKVLDKRIRFGKVEYLLKWKGYSDADNTWEPEENLDCPELIQLFEDSIAPKPIKKEEQPPKMLSRKSTPGTTRKKMIEEIEIDKPRGFDRQLEPDKIIGATDSSGELMFLMKWKGTEEADLVPSKQANLLCPQIVIRFYEERLTWHTSCHDEEER from the exons GAACAAGTATTGAAATTGATCCACCTACTCCACAAGCCGCTCCTCAAGAGGAGGGAGAATTTTCTGTTGAGAAAGTTCTTGATAAAAGGATTCGCTTTGGAAAAGTTGAGTACCTACTCAAGTGGAAAGGTTACTCAGA TGCTGACAATACTTGGGAACCAGAAGAGAACCTGGACTGTCCTGAGTTGATACAGCTGTTTGAAGATTCAATCGCACCGAAACCCATCAAGAAAGAAGAACAACCGCCCAAGATGTTGAGTAGAAAAAGTACTCCTGGCACCACACGGAAGAAGATGATTGAG gaaATCGAAATCGATAAACCAAGAGGATTCGACCGACAATTAGAACCCGATAAAATTATCGGCGCAACAGATTCTAGTGGGGAGCTAATGTTCTTGATGAAATG GAAAGGCACTGAGGAAGCTGACTTAGTACCATCAAAACAGGCCAACCTCCTTTGTCCCCAGATCGTGATTAGGTTCTATGAAGAGAGGCTCACATGGCATACCTCCTGTCATGACGAAGAGGAACGTTAG